The proteins below come from a single Zea mays cultivar B73 chromosome 8, Zm-B73-REFERENCE-NAM-5.0, whole genome shotgun sequence genomic window:
- the LOC103636630 gene encoding CBL-interacting protein kinase 19 — MAAVTPPPQSDLSPQTGRPASSAATAAKPGRGAAGATGRLVGKYKLGRLLGHGTFAKVYQARHVDTGESVAIKVLDKEKAVERGLVSHIKREIAVLRRVRHPNIVHLFEMMATKTKIYFVMELVRGGALFSRVSKGRLREDTARRYFQQLVSAVGFCHVRGVFHRDLKPENLLVDEHGNLKVSDFGLSAVADQFHPDGLLHTLCGTPAYLAPEVLGRRGYDGAKADVWSCGVILFVLMAGYLPFHDKNIMDMYRKIYKGEFRCARWFSQDLTSLLTRILDTDPNTRITLPEIMESRWFMKGFKPVKFYIEDDQLHNIIDDEDVPLDMGSPGSVPPPLPPSPPPLPPPKVDGDESGSDSDSSISSCPASLLSDESQRPRCSLPRPASLNAFDIISFSRGFNLSRLFEDKGDEVRFISVEPMSDITTTLEDIAKLKSFKMRRKDWRICLESTREGVKGPLTIAAEIFELTPPLVMVEVKKKAGDNQEYEDFCNKDLKPGMQHLVHRMVRSQRMLTDDAK, encoded by the coding sequence ATGGCCGCCGTCACGCCGCCGCCGCAGTCGGACCTGTCGCCGCAGACGGGGCGCCCTGCCTCGTCCGCCGCCACCGCGGCCAAGCCAGGAAGGGGCGCAGCGGGTGCCACCGGGAGGCTGGTGGGGAAGTACAAGCTGGGGCGCCTCCTGGGGCACGGCACCTTCGCAAAGGTGTACCAGGCGCGGCACGTCGACACGGGGGAAAGTGTTGCCATCAAGGTGCTTGACAAGGAGAAGGCCGTGGAGAGAGGGCTCGTCTCGCACATCAAGCGCGAGATCGCCGTGCTACGCCGCGTGCGCCACCCGAACATCGTGCACCTGTTCGAGATGATGGCGACGAAGACGAAGATCTACTTCGTTATGGAGCTCGTCCGCGGCGGCGCGCTCTTCTCCCGCGTCTCTAAGGGCCGACTCCGAGAGGACACCGCGCGCCGCTACTTCCAGCAGCTCGTCTCCGCCGTCGGGTTTTGCCACGTCCGCGGTGTTTTCCACCGGGACCTCAAACCCGAGAACCTTCTCGTCGATGAGCACGGGAATCTCAAGGTGTCGGACTTTGGACTCTCCGCCGTCGCCGATCAGTTCCATCCCGACGGCCTGCTCCACACCTTATGCGGCACGCCGGCCTATCTGGCCCCTGAAGTGCTCGGCCGCCGCGGGTACGACGGCGCCAAGGCGGACGTTTGGTCGTGCGGTGTCATCCTCTTTGTGCTCATGGCCGGGTATCTCCCTTTCCATGACAAGAACATCATGGACATGTACAGGAAGATTTACAAGGGCGAGTTCCGGTGTGCGAGGTGGTTCTCCCAAGACCTTACCAGCTTGCTGACGCGCATTCTTGACACTGACCCCAACACTCGGATCACGTTGCCGGAGATCATGGAGTCCCGCTGGTTCATGAAAGGATTCAAGCCTGTCAAGTTCTATATCGAGGATGACCAGCTGCATAACATTATAGATGATGAGGATGTCCCGTTGGATATGGGATCTCCTGGTTCTGTTCCTCCACCATTGCCGCCTTCACCGCCACCTCTACCTCCACCAAAGGTTGATGGTGATGAATCAGGGTCGGACTCAGACTCTTCGATCTCATCCTGCCCTGCTTCATTGTTATCTGATGAGAGCCAAAGGCCCCGCTGCTCACTCCCACGTCCAGCAAGTCTTAATGCCTTCGATATCATATCATTCTCAAGGGGATTTAACTTATCAAGGTTATTTGAGGACAAAGGGGATGAAGTGAGGTTCATCTCGGTTGAGCCCATGTCAGATATCACAACGACATTGGAGGACATAGCGAAGCTGAAGAGCTTCAAGATGCGGAGGAAGGACTGGCGCATCTGCCTCGAGAGTACAAGGGAAGGAGTTAAGGGACCATTAACAATTGCCGCAGAGATATTTGAACTCACACCTCCCCTTGTAATGGTGGAGGTAAAAAAGAAGGCAGGGGATAACCAAGAGTACGAGGACTTCTGCAACAAGGACCTGAAGCCAGGGATGCAGCACCTTGTCCACCGTATGGTCCGATCTCAACGTATGCTTACTGATGATGCCAAGTAG